Proteins from a genomic interval of Salinivibrio kushneri:
- the yejK gene encoding nucleoid-associated protein YejK — translation MTLTLSNVILHQIVKQDDDSLNVHLRDGPLPLTEQTENLMGDIHRVYHAKAGKGFALFDTESDFQQWLKAYRTGELDFQALSEKAVERLRAELAKYPFADNGTLVMAHYRALATDYLFIGVLESKHSLRVTDELEVNATEYLDVSKMDIAARIDLSTWETDAESNRYLSFIKGRVGRKVADFFLDFLQAEVGMDSKQQNQVLMQAVEDYCDDARLDKEEKNNYRKQVFDYCNDQLKAGDEVVVKELAGELPATPEGTDFYQYANQQGYELEEQFPADRTTMRKLTKFVGAGGGLSVNFDAMLLGERVFYDPETDTLTIKGTPPNLRDQLQRRLSSRDDD, via the coding sequence ATGACCCTCACGCTTTCTAACGTAATATTGCATCAAATCGTTAAGCAAGATGATGATTCGCTTAACGTTCACCTTCGAGACGGCCCGTTGCCGCTGACTGAGCAGACCGAAAACCTGATGGGAGACATTCATCGGGTTTATCATGCAAAAGCAGGCAAAGGGTTTGCTTTGTTTGACACCGAGAGTGACTTCCAGCAGTGGTTAAAGGCTTATCGTACCGGTGAACTCGACTTTCAAGCCTTGTCCGAAAAAGCGGTGGAGCGCTTGCGTGCTGAACTAGCCAAATACCCTTTTGCCGATAACGGCACCTTGGTGATGGCGCACTACCGAGCGCTCGCGACGGATTATCTGTTTATCGGCGTGCTTGAGTCCAAGCACAGTTTACGCGTCACCGATGAATTGGAGGTAAATGCCACCGAGTATCTCGATGTGAGCAAGATGGATATCGCTGCGCGCATTGACTTATCGACTTGGGAGACGGACGCCGAGTCAAATCGTTACCTTTCCTTTATCAAAGGTCGCGTAGGGCGCAAAGTCGCTGATTTCTTCCTCGACTTTCTACAAGCGGAAGTGGGAATGGATAGCAAGCAGCAAAACCAGGTGCTGATGCAAGCGGTAGAAGACTACTGCGACGATGCTCGCCTCGACAAGGAAGAAAAGAATAACTATCGCAAGCAAGTTTTTGATTATTGTAATGATCAGCTTAAAGCGGGCGATGAGGTGGTGGTGAAAGAGCTGGCGGGCGAGTTGCCGGCCACCCCCGAAGGCACTGACTTTTATCAGTATGCTAACCAGCAAGGGTATGAGCTTGAAGAGCAGTTCCCGGCTGACAGAACCACGATGCGAAAGCTCACCAAGTTTGTCGGGGCCGGTGGCGGTTTGTCGGTAAACTTTGATGCCATGCTGTTGGGGGAGCGTGTGTTTTATGATCCAGAAACAGATACGCTGACCATAAAAGGCACGCCGCCGAACTTGCGCGACCAGCTTCAGCGCCGCTTGTCGAGCCGAGATGACGACTAG
- a CDS encoding YejL family protein → MPVTSKYDDEQVERIINDVVNVLEQHDASTDLSLMVIGNVATNILNHNIPAAQRQAFADKFAQALMASIDKQ, encoded by the coding sequence ATGCCTGTAACTTCAAAATATGACGACGAGCAAGTGGAACGTATTATCAACGATGTTGTCAACGTGTTAGAGCAACACGATGCATCGACAGATTTATCGCTGATGGTGATCGGGAATGTCGCCACCAACATCCTTAATCACAATATCCCTGCCGCCCAACGCCAGGCATTTGCCGACAAGTTTGCCCAGGCATTAATGGCATCTATCGATAAGCAATAA
- the nhaC gene encoding Na+/H+ antiporter NhaC yields the protein MTTHQIRLPSIVQVILALGAFLALAFSFTAKLDLPIQLALFIGWFVIMGLGLKLGHQYKDLESAATKGISNGLGAVLILLSVGALVGTWIAGGIVPTIIYYGLKAIHPSIFLLATMLICSLTALATGTSWGAAGTAGIAMMGIGQGLGIPAPMTAGAVLSGCYFGDKMSPLSDSVILASSMSGVEIVEHIKGMLPIALISYIITGILFTLVGWHYAGNVDMSQVEMVKQAMQDQFVITPMSFIPVLIVLALLAMRLPSFPVISFGSLLGVVWAVMLQDMAPVSAINTAWAPFSVASGVDFIDAILNRGGMSSMLGSVAVIVFGLGFGGLLEKVGVLHTIASLFERRVNSAGSLATSTIGTAFMGNIFGSAMYVSLILTPKICAKNYDRLGYQRKNLSRNAEFGGTLTSGMVPWSDNGIYMASILGVATLSYAPFMWLSFVCIAVTIVTSYMGWFVDKVDPAQTVQTDDAATLDAQPERA from the coding sequence ATGACAACACATCAAATTCGATTACCATCCATCGTTCAGGTCATTCTAGCGCTGGGTGCATTTTTGGCGCTCGCGTTTTCGTTTACCGCAAAACTCGATTTACCTATCCAACTGGCACTGTTTATTGGCTGGTTTGTGATCATGGGCTTGGGGCTCAAATTAGGCCATCAATATAAAGATCTTGAGTCGGCAGCGACCAAAGGCATTTCCAACGGCCTTGGCGCGGTGTTAATTCTCCTTTCCGTGGGCGCACTCGTGGGTACCTGGATTGCCGGCGGCATTGTCCCCACTATTATTTACTATGGTCTGAAAGCTATCCATCCTTCTATCTTCCTTTTAGCGACCATGTTGATTTGCTCGTTAACCGCTTTGGCGACGGGGACCTCTTGGGGCGCGGCGGGTACCGCGGGGATTGCGATGATGGGGATTGGCCAAGGCCTTGGGATCCCCGCGCCAATGACCGCGGGTGCGGTGCTCTCTGGCTGTTATTTCGGCGACAAAATGTCCCCGCTGTCTGATTCGGTGATCCTGGCTTCATCCATGTCAGGCGTGGAAATTGTCGAGCATATTAAAGGGATGCTTCCGATTGCGCTTATTAGCTACATAATTACCGGCATTCTATTTACCCTTGTGGGTTGGCACTACGCCGGCAATGTCGATATGAGCCAGGTAGAAATGGTGAAACAAGCGATGCAGGATCAGTTTGTGATCACCCCGATGTCATTTATCCCTGTACTCATCGTACTCGCGCTGCTCGCCATGCGCCTTCCATCCTTCCCGGTGATCAGCTTTGGCTCACTACTGGGCGTGGTGTGGGCAGTGATGTTGCAAGACATGGCTCCCGTTTCGGCGATTAACACCGCTTGGGCCCCCTTCTCTGTCGCATCAGGGGTAGATTTCATTGATGCCATTCTCAATCGTGGCGGCATGTCGTCGATGCTTGGGTCTGTGGCAGTGATTGTATTTGGTCTCGGCTTTGGCGGGTTACTGGAAAAAGTGGGCGTCCTCCATACTATCGCGAGCCTCTTTGAGCGTCGCGTCAACAGTGCTGGAAGCTTGGCCACCTCCACCATCGGCACAGCCTTTATGGGCAACATTTTTGGCTCAGCGATGTACGTGTCACTGATACTGACCCCCAAAATTTGTGCGAAAAACTACGACCGCTTGGGTTATCAGCGTAAGAACTTGTCACGTAACGCCGAGTTCGGTGGTACCTTGACATCCGGGATGGTGCCTTGGAGTGACAACGGCATTTATATGGCAAGCATCTTAGGGGTCGCCACCTTGTCGTATGCGCCGTTTATGTGGCTAAGCTTTGTTTGTATCGCTGTGACTATCGTGACCAGCTATATGGGTTGGTTTGTTGATAAAGTCGATCCAGCACAAACCGTGCAGACTGATGACGCTGCGACCCTAGACGCTCAGCCCGAGCGCGCATAA
- a CDS encoding DUF3413 domain-containing protein, protein MVDSGTSYRDKVSQLISWGHWFSFFNIIAAMLLGTRYISQSGWPETLLGQSYLVFNWVGHFGFLVFALYILIIFPASFLIPSQRLMRLFAVLVATVGMMVLLLDIYAYQTLHLHLNPLVWELLLSGEKTDMNAHWQYLFIAVPAIFILELIIAEWVWRKLRKLTRKRIGIPVATVFALCFISSHLIHIWADAFIYSPVTAQRSTFPVSYPMTAKTFMEKYGLLDRQEYQRLREQRGQETSEVIRYPLQPLAFAPDANKYQKNLLMVMVEGLRADMVNPVTMPHLHQFANQNLWFKNHFSSSNDDMAGLFGFFYGLPGSYAQSARTEGLRPVLIETLKQRDYQLGLFSGDHFANPIYYQSIFSQALERDSQSDKPAWQADAEAVSTMQNWLGSRETDKPWFGYLELATVNEYEQGGDYPQPFQPALDSAMAGVDTQTSLVLKNSYNNAAHYVDDQLGRLLEHLGQSGQLDNTVVMITANHGMEFNETGLNSWGSNSNYSRYQLQVPMIMHWPNQNAEQTAHYSSHLDVAPTLMESMLSVSSPAETYSSGTNLFELKNRPRKWVLAGDSRDIVVVQPQKTTVVDKFGNYKVFDKHYTPLPEGKPQLSLLMQVMHELKRFYYPEEPSS, encoded by the coding sequence ATGGTTGATAGCGGAACATCGTATCGTGACAAAGTATCCCAGCTTATCAGTTGGGGGCATTGGTTTAGCTTTTTTAACATCATTGCCGCTATGTTGCTGGGCACGCGCTACATCAGCCAATCGGGATGGCCTGAAACCCTATTAGGGCAAAGCTACTTGGTATTCAACTGGGTTGGACACTTTGGCTTTCTGGTGTTTGCGCTTTATATTCTGATTATTTTCCCGGCCAGTTTTCTTATCCCCTCCCAGCGGTTAATGCGACTGTTTGCCGTACTGGTTGCCACTGTCGGGATGATGGTGCTGCTGCTCGATATTTACGCCTACCAAACCCTGCACCTTCATCTTAACCCGCTGGTGTGGGAGCTGCTGTTAAGCGGCGAAAAAACCGATATGAATGCGCATTGGCAGTACTTGTTTATTGCCGTGCCTGCTATTTTTATCTTAGAGTTGATTATTGCCGAATGGGTGTGGCGCAAACTGCGTAAACTGACGCGTAAACGGATTGGTATCCCAGTGGCTACCGTCTTTGCGCTTTGCTTTATCTCTAGCCATCTTATCCATATTTGGGCGGACGCCTTCATATATAGCCCGGTCACTGCACAGCGCTCTACCTTCCCGGTCTCCTATCCGATGACTGCGAAAACCTTTATGGAAAAGTACGGCTTGCTCGACAGGCAAGAGTACCAACGTTTGCGTGAACAACGTGGACAAGAAACCAGCGAAGTGATCCGGTATCCCCTTCAGCCGCTTGCCTTTGCGCCGGATGCCAACAAATACCAGAAAAACTTACTGATGGTGATGGTAGAGGGACTGCGTGCGGACATGGTAAACCCAGTCACCATGCCTCACCTCCACCAGTTTGCTAATCAAAACCTGTGGTTTAAAAATCACTTTAGCAGCAGCAATGACGACATGGCGGGGTTGTTTGGCTTTTTCTACGGCTTGCCTGGCAGTTATGCGCAAAGCGCCCGTACCGAGGGGCTGCGTCCGGTACTGATAGAAACACTCAAACAGCGTGATTATCAACTGGGGTTGTTTAGTGGCGATCATTTTGCCAATCCCATTTATTATCAAAGTATTTTCAGCCAAGCGCTTGAACGCGATAGTCAATCGGACAAACCCGCTTGGCAAGCCGATGCCGAGGCCGTCAGCACGATGCAAAACTGGCTGGGAAGTCGCGAAACCGACAAGCCATGGTTTGGTTACCTAGAATTAGCAACCGTGAATGAATACGAGCAAGGTGGTGACTACCCACAGCCTTTTCAACCGGCACTGGATAGTGCCATGGCAGGGGTCGATACTCAGACAAGCTTGGTATTAAAAAACAGCTACAACAACGCCGCGCATTATGTCGATGACCAACTTGGCCGCTTGCTTGAGCACCTAGGCCAGTCAGGGCAATTGGACAATACCGTGGTGATGATTACCGCCAATCACGGGATGGAGTTTAACGAGACCGGACTCAACAGTTGGGGCTCAAACTCAAACTACAGCCGATATCAGTTACAAGTGCCCATGATTATGCATTGGCCCAACCAAAATGCGGAGCAAACTGCGCATTACAGTAGCCACCTAGATGTGGCCCCCACATTGATGGAATCCATGTTATCGGTCAGCTCTCCGGCGGAGACGTATAGCAGTGGAACCAACTTGTTCGAGCTTAAAAACCGTCCACGCAAGTGGGTGCTCGCCGGCGATAGCCGAGATATCGTGGTGGTACAACCGCAAAAAACCACCGTGGTGGATAAGTTTGGCAACTATAAGGTGTTTGATAAGCACTATACACCGCTGCCAGAGGGGAAACCGCAGTTGTCACTGCTGATGCAAGTGATGCATGAACTGAAACGCTTTTATTATCCCGAAGAGCCGTCGTCGTGA